Genomic DNA from Burkholderia plantarii:
TGACGGTGTGTGTGCTTCCGACGGTCCGGAGTTGCCCGAGGAATGCACTGGTCCCGGTGTCCTGTTTTCCCGTGGGGACCCCAGTCAGGGCGATTCCAGCATCTCGCTACCGCCTTCCTGGTGGGACAGGTTTCTTGCGGCGCGTCCGCGCCTGTAGTGGAACTCACCCCACCTTGCCGGTTTGTCGTGCCCCCACCTCTGCCGTGCTGTTGATCGGCGCAGCGTTGATTGCAGATAACGCTAGACGCCCGTAACCACATGGCTTTGCCGCTTGCCGTGCTTTGTTTTACGAATTCCGAAGCGGGACCAGGCAGGCGGGCGCGCCAGACGACCCAACGATGTCGCCCGAGCCGCTCGCTGCCTTCGACGCCACGACGGGTCATCCGGACCCGGATGCCGCGTGGTCCCGGATAGCGCCGGCGACGAACGAAGTCATGGCCCTCGTCCGCGTGCAGCGTGCCCGGACGCTTGCGCAGGCCTGGTACCGGCAATGGCATCACGCGTGGGCTCGAATGCCATCGAAAGCAGACCATGTGGCGTGCGCGGCATCATGTCCCGGTTGGGTTGGCCACGCTGGTTACTTCTTCAATTCCTCGGCCGCCTGCTCGATCATTGCCCGCATCTTCTCGAGTTCGCCCTGCATGCTCGACTCGGGCGAGCCGTCATGCATGGAGAGGCGACCCTCCTTGCCGAACGGGTTGCTCATGAACGGCGGCATGCCCATCGGCGCGAAGTCCTCCAGCGAAACCGTCTCTTCGTCGGCCGTCGTCGTGTGTGCGTTTTGCTTGCTGGTCGATTCGCTGATGAACGGCGGCATGCCCATCGGCGCGAAGTCCTCCAGCGAAACTGTCTCTTCGTCGGCCGTGGTCGCGTGTCCGCTTTGCTTGCTGGTCGATTCGCTGATGAATGGCGGCATGCCCATCGGCGCGAAGTCCTCCAGCGAAACCGTCTCTTCGTCGGCCGTGGTCGTGTGTCCGCTTTGCTTGCTGGTCGATTCGCCGATGAACGGCGGCATGCCCATCGGCGCGAAATCGTCCAGCGAAAGCGTCTCCTCGTTGCCCGACGCAAGCGGCAAGCCGGGGCTCGGCGACGACGGCTCCGAGAACGCGCTCATCGACGTGGCGGACGACGTGGACGACCACGGCGAGGACAGGCTCGAAGACGATGCCGAGGAAGACGATGCCGTGGACGCACCGCCCGACGACAGGCGCCGCGTCGGAATCTTCAGCGGCGGCAGGCTCTGGCGCTGGCGCGCGGACATCGCCGACGGCGATGGCGAGGCGGACGGTCGCGAGACCGAGGAAGCCGCCGGGCCATAGGCACGCTCGAGCGCCTGCTGGCTGACCCTCACGCCGGCATCGAGCGCGCTGTCCACGCGCGCCCGAAACGCGGCCTGCTCGCTCGTGCCGCCGGACGCAGGCCGGAGGCTTTCGGCGATCGCCGTCTGCAGCGCCGGATCGTAGGCGCGCTCGAGCGCCTGCTGGCTGACTTTCACGCCCGAGTCGAGCGCGCTGTCCACGCGCGACTGCAGGCTGGCCTGCGGTTCGGCCGGCTGGCCCGCGCCGTCAGGCATCGACGCCAGACTCGCCGCGATGCCGGCCGCGAGCGCCTCGTCGTTGGCTTCCTGCAATTCCTGCTGGCTGACGCGCCCGCCCGTCTGCGCGGCGCGCGCGAAGCGGGCCTGCTGAGGCGTGAGCATCGCGGCATGCCGGACGCCCGGCTGGCCGCCGCGCTCCATGCGCGTGAGCCCGGACAGCATCGAATCGGGCCGGCCCTGACGCGAGGGCATCGGCGGCGCTTTCGCCTCGGCCGGTTGCCCGTCGGTGGGCGACAGCGGACGACTGAGGTCGGTACTCGATATGCGTGACGGTTTCATTCCGGTTTCGGCAAGGTTCCGCGGTGGGCCCGATGGCGGCGGTGCTGGCGCATCTACGATGCGCGCCATGCCCGCTACGAATCAGCCAGATATAGCAGCCGCCGAGGCCTGCCGCAGCGAGAGTCCGAAGCTGCAAGCCGCCTTGCGAACTTTCCGGCATCAGTCTTCCCGCGCCGCGTCCGCGTTTCCGGCTCGATTCCCCCCACGCGAACGAGGTCGGCCATTTTGCCGGTTGTCGTTTGCGCGCGGCGGACCGACACTGCCGGATACGCCAACCGGGCCCTCTGCCCGATTCCCGCGATCCCCGCGCATCGGGCCCCGCCGCCTGCCGCGCTCGCCCGCCCATCTTCATGGAGCCGCTCACCGACATGCCCACCGACACCTCCCGCGTTCCCACCCATGGCCTCGAACTGCGTTCGCTGATCACCGCGCAAGGCGAACTGCGGCTCTGGTTCGAACGTGTCCCCGTGCCGACCCCGTCCGCCGCCGAGATCGTCGTGCAGATCGAGGCCGCGCCCGTCAATCCGTCCGACATCCTGACCCTGCTCGGGCCGGCCGATATCGCGACGCTGGCCTGCGAAGCCGGCGCCGACGGTGCCACGCCGGTCACGACGGCCACCATCCCCGCGGACCAGCTGCCCTCGATGGCCGCGCGCCTGGACCTGCCGCTCGCGATCGGCAATGAAGGCGCCGGCACCGTGGTCGCGGCCGGCGAGCAGGCGTGCCATCTGCTCGGTCGCCGCGTCGGGCTGCGCAGCGCGCACGGTACCTACGCGCAATATCGGCTGGCAGCCGCGGCCGAGGTGCTGGTCCTGCCCGACGGCACCGCGGCCGAGGCCGGCGCGTCCGCGTTCATCAATCCGCTGACGGCGCTGTCGATGCTCGAAACCATGCGCACCGAGGGCCACGCGGCGATCGTCCATACGGCGGCGGCCTCGAACCTCGGGCAGATGCTGGTGAAGCTGTGCGCGGCCGACGGCGTGCCGCTCGTCAACGTGGTGCGCAGTGCCGCGCAGGCGGACCTGCTGCGCGGGCTCGGCGCGCAATGGGTGCTGGACAGCTCGGCGCCCGATTTCGACGAGGCGTTGGTGGCGGCGGTCGATGCCACCAGCGCCACGCTCGCGTTCGACGCGATCGGCGGCGGGGACATGGCGCAACGGCTGCTAGTCGCGATGAACGAGGTCGCCACGCGCCGCATGACGCGCTACGACCGTTACGGCTCGCCCACGCACCGGCAGGTCTACCTGTACGGCACGCTGGACCCGCGCCCGACCGTGCTCGACCGGCGCTTCGGGATGGCCTGGGGCATGGGCGGCTGGCTCGTGACGTGGCGGCTGCAGCAGTTCGGCCCGGCGGTGGCGGCACGCATGCGCGAGCGCATCGCGGCCGAACTCGACACCACGTTCGCGAGCCGCTACAACGAGCGGATCGCGCTCGAACAGCTGATCGATCCCGACACGATCCGCCGCTTCACGAAGCGCGCCACCGGGGAAAAATTCCTGGTCGTACCGGCGCCTTACGCCTGAGATCGCCGGGCCCGCCGACGGCTGATTGCGATCGCGGCGCCCGCGGAGCGGTCACGGCGCGCCTCGCCGCCCGCTTGCCGGCGCTCGGCCCCGGCTCACTGCTCGATCTGCCGGTTCCAGCGCGCGTCCCACTGCGCGCGATGCGCGTTGATCGCATCCCAGTCCACCACCGTCACCTTCTTCACGAGCTGGTCGAGATCGCCGAGGCTCTTCTGCATGTCGGGCGGCATGCTCGCCTGGCGGTTGGTCGGGATCTGCTTGCCGGCCACCGCGGCCCTGGTCTGCGCCGGCGCCGACAGCAGGAACTGCGCGAGCTTCTGCGCGAGCTGCGGATCGGGGTTGTTCTTCACGACGCAGAGATCCACCAGCAGCAGCACCGCGCCCTCCTTGGGCGCCGCGTAGGCCACCGGCAGCCCCTTGTCCTTCAGGTCGCCGACGCCGGTGGGCGTGAGCGGGAAGATGGCCGCCTCGCCGGTCTGGATCATCTCGGAGAGCTTGGCCGAGTTCGGAATGTATTCGGCCACGTTCGGCCCCACCGTGCTGGCCCATTTCGTGAAGCCGGGCTCGACGTTGTTCTCGTTGCCGCCGAGCAGCCGGTTGATGGCGAGGAAGCCGTGCAGCCCGAACGTGCTGCTCGACGCCGACTGGAACACCACCTTGCCCTTGTATTTCGGATCGGCGAAGTCCATCCACGAGGTCGGCGGCGCCCAGCCCTTCGCGGCGAACAGCTTGGTGTTGTAGCCGATGCCGGTCATGCCGAGCTGCACGCCCGCGCCGATGTCGCCCTTCATGCGCGCGAACGGATACAGCTCCTTGAGCACCGGCGCATCGTCGAGCTTCTCGCACACGCCCATGCTGACCGCGCGCGCCATCACGCCGTCGTCGAGGAACACCACGTGCATCTGCGGGTTGGCGCGGTTGGCCAGCAGCTTGGCGAGCACGTCCGACGAGGTGCCCGGCACCACCACCACGCGGACGTTGTTGGCCTTCTCGAAGTCGGGCAGCACGCCGCTCGTGTAGGCCTTCTCCATCGGGCCGCCGTTCATGCCGATGTAGATCGTTTTCGTCTGCGACCAGGCCGGCAGCGTGATGCCGAGCGCGAACAGCGCCGCGAGCGATGCGAGAGTGCGAGACAGTTTCATCGTGGATCTTCCTTGGGGCGGATGGGTCTTGACTGGAATGACGATAACGACGCCGGATGCTGTCGGGGCGTGGGGGCCGGTTCGGGCACCGGCTCGGATGCGCGATCCGCGCCGGCCGCGAAGCGCGCGATCGAGAATGCCGCGATCGGCGTGTCCGTCTCGCCGCGCACAATCAGTTCGGCGAGCAGTTCGCCCACGCCCGGCGCGAGCAGGAAGCCGCCGCCCGAGAAGCCGAATGCGTGCAGCAGGCACGGGGTCGTGCCGCTCGGCCCGATCACCGGATTGCTGTCGGGCGTCTCGCCCTCCACGCCGCTCCAGGTGCGGATCAGCAGTGCGTCGCGCAGGCCGGGCAGCAGCGCGCAGGCCTCGCGCATCACGGCGCGCGTGGTGTCGGCCGACGGCTGCGCGTATTCGCCGTCGCCGTGGCCGCGCCCGCCGCCGATCACGCAGTTGCCGCGCGCCACCTGTCGCGCGTAGACGCCCCCGCCCACCACCCCGAGGTTGTGCTCGATGAACGGCGGCAGCGGCTCGGTCACCCACATGTTCGGATAGATCGGCCGCAGCGGCACGGCCTCGCCGAAGCGGCCGGCCACGGTGTTGCCCCAGGCGCCGGCGGCGTTCACCAGCCAGTCGGCCGTGACGCGCCGGCCGCCCGCCTGCAGCACGAAGCGCGTGCCGTCGAACTCGACGTCGGACAGCTCGGTCTGCTCGTAGAGATCGGCGCCGGCACGCCGCGCGGCGGCGGCGAAGGCCGGCGACACGAGCCGCGGGTTGGCGTGGCCGTCGCTCGCGCAGAGCGCGCCGCCGATCGCCTGCGCGCCGAGCCACGGATAGCGGCGCCGGAACGCGTCGCCCGACATCACCTGTGAACGCACGCCGTAGCCGCTCGCCATCGCGGCCCAGGCGTGCAGCGCGTCGAGATCGGCCTCGCGTCGCGCGAGCCGCAGGTGGCCCGACACGACCAGTTCGCCGTCGATGCCGATCAGCTCCGGCAGCCGGTTCCAGATCCGCCGCGCGCGCGTGGCGAGCGGCAGCTGTTCCTCGGGGCGCCCCTGGGTGCGCACCCCGCCGTAGTTCACGCCGCTCGCCTGCGCGCCGCAGAAGCGCCGCTCGAACAGCGCCACCGGCACGCCCAGGGCCGCGAGCGCGCGCGCGGTCGAGGCCCCGACCAGTCCGCCGCCAGCGATCGCCACGTGGTAATGCCGGGCCTCATTCATCGTGGGCCTCCTCGTCGCGCACCCGCACCGCGTATTCGAACAGCATCGGCGAGATCGGGATCGGCTTCACCGGCGCCTGCCCGCGCGGCCGGCCCACCTGATCGAGCGGCCGGCCGGTCTCGGCGGCCAGCAGCGCCATCGCCGACTCGCCGCACATGCGGCCCTGGCAGCGCCCCATGCCGACCCGCGTGAGCGCCTTCAGGCGGTTCACCTCGCCCGCCATCCCGCCGCGGATGCACTCGCGCAGCAGGCCCGCCGTGAGCGCCTCGCAGCGGCAGACGATGGTCGCGTCGGACCAGCGCGCGGCGGCGTCGGCCGGCGGCGCGAACGCCGTCTCGATGCCGGCGCGGAACCGCGCGAGCCGCGCGAGCCGCCGTTCGATCGCGGCCGGGCCGAGGCGGCCGGGACCGCCGGCGGCGCCGGTCGTCCCGCGCGGCGCGGCGATGCCGAGATCCTCGAGCAGCGCGAGCGCGGCGCGCCGGCCCGCCAGCTCGGCCGCGTCGGCGCCCGCGATGCCGGCGCCGTCGCCGGCCAGATAGACGCCCGGCACCGAGCCGCGCCCGGCCGCGTCCCTCCACGGCAGCCAGCCGCGGCTCAGCGGGTCGAACTCGAAGCGGCAGCCGGCCAGGTCGGCCAGCTGCGTCTCGGGGCGCAGGCCGAAGCCGAGGCCCACCGCGTCGCAGTCGGTGTGCCGCTCGACGCCGTCGGCGCTGCGCCAGCACAGGCGCTCCACCGCCTGCTCGCCGTCGATCGCGTCGAGCGTCACGCCCGACACCACCGGCACGCCGTGCGCGCGCAGCCAGCCGAGGTAATAGAGGCCCTTGGCAAACGTGGACGGCTGGCTCAGCAGCTTCGGCACGGCCGCCGCCTGGCGCCCGAACGGGCTGGTGTCGAGCACCGCCGCGACCTGCGCGCCGGCTCGCGCGTACTGGTAGGCGACCAGATACAGCAGCGGCCCGGTGCCCGCGAACACGGTGCGCCGGCCGATCGCGCAGCCCTGCGCCTTCAGCGCCACCTGCGCGCCGCCGAGCGTGTAGACGCCGGGCTGGGTCCAGCCCGGCACCGGCACGACGCGGTCGGTCGCGCCGCTCGCGATGATCAGGTGGGTCCACGGCAGCCGTGCCTCGCGGCCCGCGCGCAGCGTGTCAAGCCAGCCCGGCTCGCACGACCAGACCAGCGTGTCGGGGCGGTAGTCGAGCTGCGGCAGCAGCCGCGCCATGCAGGCGTGGACCGCCTCGGCCTTGCGCGCCTCGAAGCCGTAGAGCGCGGCCTTGCCGCGCGTGAAGCCGGCGTCGGCCGGCGGCTGCCGGTAGATCTGGCCGCCCCAGCGTGGGTGCTCGTCGAGCACGGTGGGCCGGATGCCGGCCGCGACGAGCGCCTCGGCCGCGCGAATCCCGGCCGGCCCGGCGCCGACGATCACCACGCGCGGCCCGGGGGCGCCGTCGTCCCACGACTCGCAGGCCGGCAGCAGGCCGTCGTTGAGGTTGTCGTCGATGTTCATGCTCATCGCGCGCCTCCATCGGTGGTCGGGTGCGCCGGTGCCGCCGGCGGGGGCGCGGCGATCGGCGCCGCCGGTTCCTCGCGCGGTCCGGCCGGGGCGGCCGAGCCTTGCGGTTCGCCCGGGCCCGCCGATGCCGCGGCCGTCCGCGACGCGGCGGCCTCGCCCACCGGCACGGCCCGCGTCGCATCCCCGCCGCCCGCCGCCCAAGCGGCGCGCGTCACCACCCGCATCCCCTCGCGCAGCGGCGTCGAGCAGGCGCGCAGCCGCGTGCCGTCCTCGGTGCGCACCCAGCAGTCCTGGCATGCGCCGATCAGGCAGAAGCCCGCGCGCGGGCCGTCGCCAAACTCGCTGTCGCGCAGGTAGCGCTGCCGGGTGAGGATCGCGGTCAGCAGCGTGTCGCCGGCCAGCGCCTCGACGGCGACGCCGTCGAGCACGAACCGCACGCGCGCGCGGCCGGTCTCGGCCACGCGCACGAGTTGCGGCCCGGCGGGCGGCGGCGGGAAAGCGGGCGGGCGGGCTGGCTGGCTCATCGATGGAAAAGCGCGAGGCGCGAAGAAGGAATCGAACGGGAAACGACGGGGCGACCCGGG
This window encodes:
- a CDS encoding zinc-binding dehydrogenase encodes the protein MPTDTSRVPTHGLELRSLITAQGELRLWFERVPVPTPSAAEIVVQIEAAPVNPSDILTLLGPADIATLACEAGADGATPVTTATIPADQLPSMAARLDLPLAIGNEGAGTVVAAGEQACHLLGRRVGLRSAHGTYAQYRLAAAAEVLVLPDGTAAEAGASAFINPLTALSMLETMRTEGHAAIVHTAAASNLGQMLVKLCAADGVPLVNVVRSAAQADLLRGLGAQWVLDSSAPDFDEALVAAVDATSATLAFDAIGGGDMAQRLLVAMNEVATRRMTRYDRYGSPTHRQVYLYGTLDPRPTVLDRRFGMAWGMGGWLVTWRLQQFGPAVAARMRERIAAELDTTFASRYNERIALEQLIDPDTIRRFTKRATGEKFLVVPAPYA
- a CDS encoding ABC transporter substrate-binding protein, whose product is MKLSRTLASLAALFALGITLPAWSQTKTIYIGMNGGPMEKAYTSGVLPDFEKANNVRVVVVPGTSSDVLAKLLANRANPQMHVVFLDDGVMARAVSMGVCEKLDDAPVLKELYPFARMKGDIGAGVQLGMTGIGYNTKLFAAKGWAPPTSWMDFADPKYKGKVVFQSASSSTFGLHGFLAINRLLGGNENNVEPGFTKWASTVGPNVAEYIPNSAKLSEMIQTGEAAIFPLTPTGVGDLKDKGLPVAYAAPKEGAVLLLVDLCVVKNNPDPQLAQKLAQFLLSAPAQTRAAVAGKQIPTNRQASMPPDMQKSLGDLDQLVKKVTVVDWDAINAHRAQWDARWNRQIEQ
- a CDS encoding NAD(P)/FAD-dependent oxidoreductase, which translates into the protein MNEARHYHVAIAGGGLVGASTARALAALGVPVALFERRFCGAQASGVNYGGVRTQGRPEEQLPLATRARRIWNRLPELIGIDGELVVSGHLRLARREADLDALHAWAAMASGYGVRSQVMSGDAFRRRYPWLGAQAIGGALCASDGHANPRLVSPAFAAAARRAGADLYEQTELSDVEFDGTRFVLQAGGRRVTADWLVNAAGAWGNTVAGRFGEAVPLRPIYPNMWVTEPLPPFIEHNLGVVGGGVYARQVARGNCVIGGGRGHGDGEYAQPSADTTRAVMREACALLPGLRDALLIRTWSGVEGETPDSNPVIGPSGTTPCLLHAFGFSGGGFLLAPGVGELLAELIVRGETDTPIAAFSIARFAAGADRASEPVPEPAPTPRQHPASLSSFQSRPIRPKEDPR
- a CDS encoding NAD(P)/FAD-dependent oxidoreductase is translated as MSMNIDDNLNDGLLPACESWDDGAPGPRVVIVGAGPAGIRAAEALVAAGIRPTVLDEHPRWGGQIYRQPPADAGFTRGKAALYGFEARKAEAVHACMARLLPQLDYRPDTLVWSCEPGWLDTLRAGREARLPWTHLIIASGATDRVVPVPGWTQPGVYTLGGAQVALKAQGCAIGRRTVFAGTGPLLYLVAYQYARAGAQVAAVLDTSPFGRQAAAVPKLLSQPSTFAKGLYYLGWLRAHGVPVVSGVTLDAIDGEQAVERLCWRSADGVERHTDCDAVGLGFGLRPETQLADLAGCRFEFDPLSRGWLPWRDAAGRGSVPGVYLAGDGAGIAGADAAELAGRRAALALLEDLGIAAPRGTTGAAGGPGRLGPAAIERRLARLARFRAGIETAFAPPADAAARWSDATIVCRCEALTAGLLRECIRGGMAGEVNRLKALTRVGMGRCQGRMCGESAMALLAAETGRPLDQVGRPRGQAPVKPIPISPMLFEYAVRVRDEEAHDE